One window of the Perca flavescens isolate YP-PL-M2 chromosome 5, PFLA_1.0, whole genome shotgun sequence genome contains the following:
- the si:ch211-214j8.12 gene encoding uncharacterized protein si:ch211-214j8.12, with product MPLFRASGDRGGAKARPGQRRTRSREWMKTDKDVSVLPLTRLCLLSLADNMTEVWAKDYADNYLDRYSFRYIMGPFSLLPSALVEELTRLLCSRKQMSRAALHLLLVPQLRGLSLGKCPGLVTSALCAHITARCQGLWSLDLSGAQQLPSKLLSETLCCLPALRSLSLAGTPCDRCVIATIAQRCRLLRHLDVSRCASLSPAALLPLGGGAPSPVSTSPPPLVSSSRSAPLPALPLRSLLALDIGFGKEEGDAVAAAAHLLLSLPGLETVELEGLAQACRLLQLGRFGHTDQFSDRERVPRLGEVWREWRRRQGSDSSREKREGAEDEDERMLLNGYGCETKGDASREEGPSCSQNRAEEKPRGRVWSGDERLILRLKDIKGLSLESLDSLSRACPNVYSVSVNVEDDADARGGSRGSVLATGLSAWAGQLRSLSVHFPGALPDLLPAVGVAGSSLVSLALQGVKTSPRTPLLEAIEACPRLRDLLISAEPPTTGPQDEEDEDDQRDDDRDLPRLPDLCSLTLHFSYEHSQMKPVVSWMSLKRALLCLLTGSPLLEKLSLVSLPCPLDCVLKDVLRTSDSDAHLFADSADSPRVPLGRLRHVELPRTDVTMVTVKSIMQRSKRLGYVDVNNCWQISLVEWTDCKTFSQVQVVWS from the exons ATGCCTCTGTTTCGGGCTTCGGGTGACCGTGGGGGGGCGAAGGCTCGGCCCGGGCAGAGGAGGACGAGAAGTAGGGAGTGGATGAAGACGGATAAAGATGTCTCCGTCCTGCCGTTGACACGGCTGTGTCTGCTTAGCCTCGCAGACAACATGACGGAGGTGTGGGCCAAGGACTACGCCGATAACTACCTGGACCGTTATTCATTCAGATACATCATGGGGCCTTTCAGCCTACTGC CGTCTGCGTTGGTGGAGGAGCTGACGCGGCTGCTGTGCAGCAGAAAGCAGATGTCCCGGGCAGCTCTGCACCTCCTGCTGGTCCCCCAACTCCGTGGCCTGTCTCTGGGGAAGTGTCCCGGTCTGGTCACCTCCGCTCTCTGTGCCCACATCACTGCACGTTGCCAG GGTCTGTGGAGTCTGGACCTGTCTGGAGCCCAGCAGCTGCCCTCCAAGCTGCTGTCTGAAACGCTGTGCTGTCTCCCTGCCCTGCGCTCGCTCTCCCTCGCCGGTACACCGTGTGACCGATGTGTAATCGCAACAATTGCCCAGCGCTGTCGTTTGCTGCGCCATCTGGACGTATCTCGCTGTGCCTCCCTCTCCCCTGCTGCGCTCCTTCCTCTCGGAGGCGGGGCTCCCTCTCCGGTGTCCACGTCACCTCCACCTCTGGTTTCCTCTTCTCGCTCTGCGCCGCTGCCTGCTCTGCCGCTCCGCAGCCTGCTGGCTCTGGATATCGGGTTTGGGAAAGAAGAGGGAGACGCTGTGGCGGCGGCGGCCCACCTGCTCCTCTCCCTGCCCGGCCTGGAGACGGTGGAGCTGGAGGGCCTGGCGCAGGCCTGCCGTCTCCTCCAGCTCGGACGCTTCGGACACACGGACCAGTTCAGCGACAGAGAACGAGTTCCCCGGCTGGGGGAGGTGTGGAGGGAGTGGAGGCGCAGGCAGGGCTCGGACAGCTCgagggaaaagagagaaggggcagaggatgaggatgaa aggatgtTGTTGAATGGGTACGGTTGTGAGACTAAGGGAGACGCGAGTAGAGAAGAAGGGCCGAGTTGTTCTCAGAACCGAGCGGAGGAAAAACCCCGAGGCAGAGTCTGGTCAGGTGACGAGCGCCTGATCCTGCGCCTGAAGGACATCAAGGGCTTATCTCTGGAGTCTCTGGACAGTTTAAGTCGTGCGTGTCCAAACGTTTACTCCGTATCCGTGAACGTCGAGGATGATGCAGACGCCAGAGGAGGGAGCCGGGGCTCTGTGTTGGCCACGGGCCTCTCGGCGTGGGCCGGCCAGCTGCGGAGCCTCTCCGTGCACTTCCCCGGCGCTCTGCCGGATCTACTTCCTGCCGTGGGCGTCGCAGGCTCCTCTTTGGTCTCTCTCGCGCTGCAGGGGGTGAAAACCAGCCCGCGCACGCCTCTACTGGAGGCCATCGAGGCGTGTCCCAGACTCAGAGACCTGCTCATCTCCGCTGAGCCTCCCACCACTGGCCCACAGGACGAAGAAGACGAGGACGATCAGCGCGACGATGATCGGGATCTGCCTCGGCTGCCTGACCTCTGCTCTCTCACGCTCCA TTTCTCCTACGAGCACAGCCAGATGAAGCCCGTCGTGTCCTGGATGTCCCTGAAGAGGGCGCTCCTGTGTCTCCTGACTGGTTCTCCTCTGCTGGAGAAGCTGTCGCTGGTCTCGCTGCCCTGCCCTCTGGACTGCGTTTTAAAAGACGTGCTACGCACATCGGACTCGGATGCGCATCTCTTCGCCGATTCCGCTGACTCGCCTCGCGTGCCACTCGGACGGCTTCGACACGTCGAGCTGCCGCGGACGGATGTGACGATGGTTACGGTGAAGAGCATAATGCAACGGAGCAAGAGACTCGGATACGTGGATGTGAATAACTGCTGGCAGATCAGTCTGGTGGAGTGGACGGACTGCAAGACGTTCAGTCAGGTCCAAGTCGTCTGGTCGTAG